In Brassica rapa cultivar Chiifu-401-42 chromosome A06, CAAS_Brap_v3.01, whole genome shotgun sequence, a single window of DNA contains:
- the LOC117126165 gene encoding uncharacterized protein LOC117126165, protein METRESGSEEIEKPRDRDSFMDGSDEIEKPRDRDSVMDGSDEIEKPRDRDSVMDGSDEIEKPRDRDSFMDGSEELEPGVTLNGCNDRDEVIEDETAETQIEAVYESEFENENTKSGKGGKMDEVEDTLGRHLFEIEESVAEFEDEIPTERTAIPDSSDDDSEDEIDLRDKRMRNRKHDKLAVGSSYYTVYEFKEVVLEYALTKGKNIKQDRWDKTKVSFVCGIGGKCKWRLYCSYDKDSQKWLLKTKYKYHSCTPNGKCKLLKSPVIARLFLDKLRQNANLMPEEIQNIIKEKWKIVSTRNQCQRGRLLALRWLEKEYDEQFSHLRGYAEEILFTNNGSTAIVDTYKNKDGKDVFNRFYVCFANLRDTWRGYCRPVIGVDGTFLKVAVKGVLLTAVGHDANNQIYPIAWSVVQSETTENWLWFVQQIKRDLVLKDGSGFVILSDRSKGLKSAVATELPNAEHRKCVKHIVENLKKNHAKKDLLKPMVWDIARSYSTTEFDYNVKKLKAYDLSLYNDVMKEEPRAWSRPFYRLGSCCEDVDNNATESFNSTITKARAKAMVPMLEMIRRQAMKRIAKRNIASHKHDGMRTKYVAKMLTEEKKIADLCTTTPGTRGVFEVTYEENSYSVNTIRHTCSCGKWQISGVPCEHAYGAMIDAGLNADQYVSDFFSTLMWQYTYNLNLEPVRGPRVWMKSGLPLIIAPPEPDMPGRKKKKKQKKFPRIKGKHESPKKKKKKKKEVEKLGRGGRTIHCSKCGEAGHNANGCKIHPKKKKKMSGEEGTSHGQDEVRLTQPTQSQS, encoded by the exons ATGGAGACGAGAGAGTCTGGTTCGGAGGAGATAGAGAAACCACGAGACAGAGACAGCTTCATGGACGGTTCAGACGAGATAGAGAAACCACGAGACAGAGACAGCGTCATGGACGGTTCGGACGAGATAGAGAAACCACGAGACAGAGACAGCGTCATGGACGGTTCGGACGAGATAGAGAAACCACGAGACAGAGACAGCTTCATGGACGGTTCGGAGGAGCTTGAACCTGGAGTTACTTTGAACGGTTGTAATGACAGAGATGAGGTGATCGAGGATGAAACTGCTGAGACACAAATTGAAGCAGTTTATGAAAGTGAGTTTGAGAATGAGAACACCAAGTCTGGTAAAGGAGGTAAGATGGATGAAGTTGAAGATACTTTGGGCAGACACTTGTTTGAGATTGAAGAATCAGTAGCTGAATTTGAGGATGAAATACCGACTGAAAGGACTGCGATTCCAGATAGTTCAGATGATGATTCTGAGGATGAAATTGATTTGCGTGATAAGCGAATGagaaatagaaaacatgataaGTTAGCTGTGGGAAGTAGTTACTACACCGTATATGAGTTCAAAGAGGTTGTCTTAGAGTATGCTTTGACTAAGGGAAAGAACATAAAGCAAGATAGGTGGGATAAGACAAAAGTTTCATTTGTGTGTGGCATCGGTGGGAAGTGTAAGTGGAGGCTTTATTGCTCGTACGATAAGGATAGTCAGAAATGGTTACTGAAGACGAAGTACAAATACCATAGCTGCACACCAAATGGAAAATGCAAGCTTTTGAAGAGTCCAGTGATTGCAAGACTTTTTTTGGATAAGCTAAGGCAAAATGCAAACTTAATGCCTGAAGAAATCCAAAACATCATCAAAGAGAAGTGGAAAATAGTTAGCACAAGGAACCAGTGCCAAAGAGGGAGACTTCTAGCTTTAAGATGGCTTGAAAAGGAGTACGATGAGCAATTTTCTCACCTGCGAGGATATGCAGAAGAGATCCTCTTCACAAACAACGGATCCACAGCCATAGTAGACACCTACAAAAACAAGGACGGTAAAGATGTCTTCAATCGGTTTTATGTATGTTTTGCGAATCTTCGAGACACTTGGAGAGGATATTGTAGGCCAGTTATTGGAGTTGATGGTACATTTTTGAAGGTTGCTGTGAAAGGTGTGTTGCTCACTGCTGTGGGGCATGATGCAAACAATCAAATATATCCCATTGCTTGGTCTGTGGTCCAATCTGAAACAACAGAAAACTGGTTATGGTTTGTCCAACAAATCAAGAGAGACTTAGTTCTGAAAGATGGCAGTGGATTTGTAATACTTTCAGATCGATCTAAGGGGCTGAAGAGTGCTGTTGCGACAGAGTTACCAAATGCTGAGCATAGGAAATGTGTAAAACACATTGTTGAAAACTTGAAGAAAAATCATGCCAAGAAGGATTTGTTGAAACCAATGGTGTGGGACATTGCTCGGAGTTACTCTACAACAGAGTTTGACTACAATGTAAAGAAGTTAAAGGCATACGACTTAAGTTTATACAATGATGTGATGAAGGAGGAACCAAGAGCTTGGTCTAGACCTTTTTATAGACTTGGGAGCTGCTGTGAAGATGTGGATAACAATGCTACCGAGTCTTTCAACTCAACTATCACGAAAGCAAGAGCAAAGGCAATGGTACCGATGCTTGAGATGATAAGAAGACAAGCCATGAAGCGCATCGCCAAACGAAACATAGCCTCACATAAACATGACGGAATGCGTACAAAATATGTAGCTAAGATGCTTacagaagagaagaagattgcGGATTTATGTACAACTACACCTGGTACCCGTGGAGTTTTTGAGGTAACCTATGAGGAAAATTCTTATAGTGTTAACACTATTAGACATACATGTTCTTGTGGTAAGTGGCAAATCAGTGGGGTTCCTTGTGAACATGCTTATGGAGCAATGATTGATGCTGGTTTGAATGCTGATCAGTATGTGTCAGATTTCTTTTCTACACTGATGTGGCAGTACACTTACAACCTCAACCTTGAGCCAGTTAGAGGACCAAGAGTGTGGATGAAATCAGGTTTGCCACTAATAATTGCTCCTCCAGAGCCTGATATGCctggaagaaagaagaagaagaaacaaaagaagtttCCTAGAATAAAAGGCAAACATGAATCacctaagaagaagaagaaaaagaaaaaggaggTTGAAAAGCTTGGTAGAGGTGGTCGCACAATCCATTGTTCGAAGTGTGGTGAGGCTGGTCATAATGCAAACGGTTGTAAGATTCatccaaagaaaaagaaaaagatgagCGGTGAAGAG GGAACTTCTCATGGGCAAGATGAAGTAAGACTTACACAGCCTACGCAGAGTCAGAGCTAG
- the LOC103874219 gene encoding LOW QUALITY PROTEIN: ferredoxin-thioredoxin reductase, variable chain, chloroplastic (The sequence of the model RefSeq protein was modified relative to this genomic sequence to represent the inferred CDS: substituted 1 base at 1 genomic stop codon) — translation MVAPSLLSPAFTATVRLPTSHDYLSVSATKPMVLKSRIVSQHLALISSQPRIKRASXRRDSTMTIRCKAGVKSADSDPSSSPSSEEEVEAEAKASVGSSRVKVTAPLKVYHLNRVPEVDLEGTLKDYVAVWKGKRISANLEFFKEVEGRGLVKFVSHLKEDEFEFEFLDDDGTTIKAISFSLLKRCMYTSSHHIHNSAVHLVAL, via the exons ATGG TAGCTCCGTCACTTTTGTCACCGGCGTTCACTGCCACCGTTCGCCTTCCGACGTCTCACGACTATCTCTCCGTCTCCGCCACTAAACCAATGGTGCTCAAATCTCGTATCGTCTCACAACATCTCGCGCTCATCTCCTCTCAACCTCGCATCAAACGCGCGAGCTGAAGAAGAGATTCTACGATGACGATTCGTTGCAAAGCAGGCGTAAAATCCGCAGATTCCGATCCTTCGTCGTCTCCGTCATCTGAGGAGGAGGTCGAAGCTGAAGCGAAGGCGAGCGTAGGATCATCTAGGGTTAAGGTAACGGCGCCGTTGAAGGTTTATCATCTAAACCGCGTCCCTGAGGTTGATTTGGAAGGTACACTGAAAGATTACGTCGCCGTGTGGAAAGGGAAACGAATATCAGCTAATCTTGAGTTCTTTAAAGAGGTTGAAGGTCGTGGTCTTGTCAAGTTCGTCTCTCATCTCAAGGAAGACGAGTTTGAGTTCGAGTTCCTTGATGATGATGGAACAACAATAAAGGctatttctttttctcttttaaagaGATGTATGTATACTTCTAGCCATCATATACATAATAGTGCTGTTCATTTGGTTGCCCTCTGA
- the LOC103874220 gene encoding sphingoid long-chain bases kinase 1 translates to MPKSGVNRNPSLRVSIPQAQQSLRRLGLCSTGGAAQQQSSPVVFPEKRSKKAKKISGNDDSQVKPKAAADEHRIDILGGGGGGDEKSDLLGSLVYAGKLVLDKRKSASGKDAATEVQQPSSADVFNKKAVDARLTSKALVWGGSHLLQLDDVVSLTYNVGLRHFTVHAYPIGKGSCALSCFTKPKRRRKDFRFIAPTVEEAVQWVASFADQQCFINCLPHPLVSKKQASSELFSVPIDTPPELVFRCKSAPKMLVILNPRSGHGRSIKVFHDVVEPIFKLAGIKMEVVKTTKAGHARELASTVDISLCSDGIICVGGDGIINEVLNGLFTRSNQKERVTIPIGIVPAGSDNSLVWTVLGVRDPISAALSIVKGGLTATDVFAVEWIRTGVMHFGMTVSYYGFVSDVLELSEKYQKRFGPMRYLVAGFLKFMCLPKYSYEVEYLPAQKEDAEGNTGLEKEVVDVQDLYMDVMRRSSREGMPRASSLSSIDSIMTPSLGELDTCSSTHASNEPSEYVRGIDPKMKRMSSGRRDVGAEPEVIHPQGQSTTPNWPRTRSKTRGWMGLTSVQDPPPSTRCSWGNTGAHDREDISSTVSDPGPIWDAGPKWDSEPSAWDVENPIELPGPPEDIETGLRRQTITPIYEDKWVARKGHFLGIMVCNHACRTVQSSQVVAPNSEHDDGTMDMILVHGCGRLRLLRFFILLQTGRHLSLPYVECVKVKSVKVKAGKQTHDSCGIDGELFALNGEVISTMLPEQCRLIGNAPERHS, encoded by the exons ATGCCGAAGAGCGGCGTGAATCGGAACCCTTCCTTAAGAGTATCCATCCCTCAGGCGCAACAGTCTCTCAGGCGTTTAGGTTTATGCTCTACTGGTGGAGCTGCTCAGCAGCAGTCGTCCCCCGTGGTGTTCCCCGAGAAGCGGAGCAAGAAAGCTAAGAAGATTAGTGGTAACGATGATTCACAGGTGAAACCGAAAGCAGCAGCTGATGAGCATCGGATTGATATTcttggtggaggaggaggaggggatgAGAAATCTGATTTGTTAGGTAGTCTTGTTTACGCCGGGAAGCTTGTGTTGGATAAGAGGAAGTCTGCTAGTGGCAAAGACGCCGCGACGGAGGTACAGCAGCCGTCTTCCGCTGACGTGTTTAACAAGAAAGCTGTTGATGCGAGGCTTACGAGTAAGGCTTTGGTTTGGGGTGGTTCTCACTTGCTACAGCTTGACGATGTTGTTTcg TTGACGTACAATGTTGGTCTCAGGCATTTCACCGTGCATGCTTATCCGATTGGAAAGGGCTCTTGTGCTCTTTCTTGCTTCACGAAACCGAAGAGACGCCGCAAAGATTTTCGTTTTATTGCACCTACTGTAGAGGAAGCGGTCCAATGGGTGGCTAGTTTTGCAGATCAACAGTGTTTTATCAACTGTTTGCCACATCCTTTAGTCTCAAAGAAACAGGCTTCTTCCGAGTTGTTTTCGGTCCCCATCGATACTCCTCCTGAGTTGGTCTTCAGGTGTAAGAGTGCACCCAAAATGCTTGTCATATTGAACCCTAGGTCTGGCCATGGACGATCGATCAAAGTTTTCCACGACGTAGTGGAACCGATTTTCAAG CTGGCCGGGATTAAGATGGAGGTTGTCAAAACAACTAAAGCAGGTCATGCCAGAGAGTTGGCTTCCACTGTCGACATTAGCTTATGCTCAGACG GTATAATTTGTGTTGGTGGTGACGGAATCATCAATGAG GTTCTTAATGGTCTATTTACTCGAAGCAATCAGAAAGAAAGGGTTACTATCCCAATTGGGATAGTACCTGCTGGATCGGATAACTCGTTAGTTTGGACTGTTCTTGGTGTTAGAGATCCTATTTCTGCAGCACTCTCTATAGTGAAG GGTGGCCTAACAGCTACTGATGTCTTTGCTGTTGAATGGATTCGTACGGGTGTTATGCACTTTGGAATGACTGTCTCCTACTATGGTTTTGTTAGCGATG TTTTGGAGCTCTCTGAGAAATACCAAAAACGTTTCGGTCCTATGCGTTACTTAGTTGCTGGATTCCTCAAGTTCATGTGTTTGCCAAAGTATAGCTACGAAGTGGAGTATCTTCCGGCGCAAAAAGAGGATGCAGAAGGGAACACTGGACTTGAAAAGGAAGTTGTTGATGTGCAAGACCTTTATATGGATGTAATGAGGAGATCAAGCAGAGAAGGAATGCCTAGAGCCTCCAGTTTATCAAGTATTGACTCTATAATGACCCCAAGCCTAGGCGAGCTAGACACATGTAGCAGCACACATGCCAGCAACGAGCCATCTGAGTATGTTCGTGGAATAGATCCTAAAATGAAACGCATGTCCTCTGGCAGAAGAGATGTCGGAGCTGAGCCAGAGGTTATTCATCCTCAAGGACAGTCAACAACCCCTAATTGGCCAAGGACAAGGTCGAAGACGAGAGGATGGATGGGTTTAACATCCGTGCAGGATCCACCTCCTTCAACTCGATGTTCATGGGGAAACACCGGTGCTCATGACAGAGAAGATATTTCATCTACTGTATCCGACCCGGGTCCAATCTGGGATGCGGGACCCAAATGGGACAGTGAACCGTCTGCTTGGGATGTAGAAAACCCGATCGAGCTGCCAGGTCCTCCTGAGGATATAGAGACAGGACTGAGGAGGCAAACCATCACACCAATATATGAAGATAAATGGGTTGCTAGAAAGGGACATTTCCTCGGCATCATGGTCTGTAACCATGCTTGTCGGACTGTGCAGAGCTCTCAAGTGGTAGCTCCCAATTCAGAGCATGACGATGGTACAATGGACATGATTTTGGTTCATGGGTGTGGAAGACTGAGGTTACTGAGGTTTTTTATCCTTCTGCAAACCGGTCGACACCTTTCTCTTCCGTATGTCGAGTGTGTAAAG GTGAAGTCGGTTAAGGTAAAGGCGGGAAAACAGACGCATGACAGTTGTGGTATAGACGGAGAGCTGTTTGCATTGAACGGAGAAGTGATATCGACTATGCTACCGGAACAGTGCAGATTGATCGGTAATGCTCCTGAACGACATTCATAG
- the LOC103832291 gene encoding uncharacterized protein LOC103832291 — translation METVSENTIPSLRDKSDDEEEMERHAFRVEEDVAAFINEPPIRHNIYPDTENDSDTDEEEDGEEQQMKRQRTRERYRIRRGDGNLFEGQVFFNGVAFKEAVLDYALKTGHNIKQYRYDKTKLGFSCVGRNVDSHCLWRVIARVKENQRDECEMLKVPVIARLFVDKIREEPKYFMPMKIEELIKERWKITVSRAQCQAARNKAMGWIQKEYETQFARIRDYAAEILESNINSSVEVETKRNEEGKDVFDRFYVCFDVLRRSWQATCRPLIGMDGTFLRGKTKGQLLVALGRDGDNSIYPIAWAVVQVENTPNWVWFVKHIKTDLGLGDGDGYIMVSDRQKVSFDYHVIFF, via the exons ATGGAGACGGTCAGTGAAAACACGATTCCTTCCCTTAGGGATAAATCAGACGACgaagaagagatggagagacACGCTTTCCGGGTTGAAGAAGATGTAGCTGCATTCATCAACGAACCTCCCATCCGACATAACATCTATCCCGATACCGAGAATGATAGTGATACAGATGAGGAGGAAGATGGTGAAGAGCAACAAATGAAACGACAGAGGACAAGAGAGCGTTATCGAATTAGAAGAGGTGATGGGAATCTCTTCGAGGGCCAAGTATTCTTCAATGGAGTTGCGTTCAAAGAGGCGGTATTGGACTACGCTCTAAAGACTGGTCACAATATCAAGCAGTATAGGTATGACAAAACTAAACTTGGTTTTAGTTGTGTTGGTCGGAATGTGGATTCACACTGTCTGTGGCGTGTTATTGCTCGAGTAAAGGAGAACCAGAGAGATG AATGTGAGATGCTTAAGGTCCCTGTGATAGCTAGGCTGTTTGTTGATAAGATAAGAGAagaaccaaaatatttcatgCCAATGAAGATAGAAGAACTGATCAAGGAGAGGTGGAAGATCACGGTTTCTAGAGCACAATGTCAAGCTGCTCGAAATAAAGCAATGGGGTGGATTCAGAAGGAGTATGAGACTCAGTTTGCTCGAATCCGAGACTATGCTGCCGAGATTCTCGAGTCAAATATCAACTCTTCGGTGGAAGTCGAGACCAAGAGAAATGAGGAAGGAAAAGATGTGTTCGACCGTTTCTATGTGTGTTTCGATGTGCTTAGGAGGTCATGGCAGGCTACATGTAGACCTCTTATTGGGATGGATGGCACATTCTTGAGAGGGAAAACTAAAGGACAGTTGTTAGTGGCTCTTGGTCGAGATGGGGATAATTCAATCTACCCCATTGCTTGGGCAGTTGTTCAAGTGGAAAACACTCCAAATTGGGTGTGGTTTGTGAAGCATATCAAGACAGACTTGGGTTTAGGAGATGGTGATGGATATATTATGGTCTCCGATCGTCAGAAGGTAAGCTTTGATtatcatgtaatttttttctaa
- the LOC117126172 gene encoding uncharacterized protein At4g04775-like: protein MSDVSGASSESSMVRSRKRFVGVPKQCWCGYEISTLMSRSDKNPYRRYHRCSYAVSKKLENDNHFFKWVDEALLEEINVLKNKMSNLEELVKEVMMERGESEKKVFEKMEMKLETELFDKMEEVLKEAKWSMKKMCAGIVIACVVGLASEAPTELP, encoded by the exons ATGAGTGATGTTTCTGGAGCTTCAAGTGAGTCGTCAATGGTGCGTTCAAGGAAAAGGTTCGTGGGTGTCCCAAAACAGTGTTGGTGCGGATATGAAATCTCGACTTTGATGTCAAGATCAGACAAAAATCCGTATCGTCGTTACCATAGGTGTTCTTATGCTGTTTCAAAAAAG CTTGAGAATGATAATCATTTCTTCAAGTGGGTGGATGAGGCATTGTTAGAAGAGATTAATGTTCTGAAGAACAAAATGAGTAATCTTGAAGAATTGGTGAAAGAAGTTATGATGGAACGAGGAGAAAGTGAGAAGAAGGTATTTGAGAAGATGGAGATGAAGCTAGAGACAGAGCTTTTCGACAAGATGGAGGAAGTGTTAAAGGAAGCGAAATGGAGCATGAAGAAGATGTGTGCTGGTATTGTAATAGCTTGTGTTGTTGGGTTAGCTTCGGAAGCTCCAACTGAACTGCCTTGA